AGGATTTACGCTTGAACTGTATCTTTGATATTCAGGCCAAAGATGTAGTTCTAACTGTCCAGTCTTTGTCGACTCTGAAATGAGCTTTCATCCAGTCGAAGCTCCTGAATCAGTTGGGAAAGGAGAGGATGAACATTGCTGATAGTCCattgtatttttagttttatcAGTAATTCAGTGAGGATTTAATAATGATGAATACTGCACCCTTGGTTTAAAACACCTCTACCTTCTTCCatgcattattttttaatgtgaacGACCCCTCAAAACTCATCTTTCATCTCATTCTCACCTGCCGTCTTCCTCATTGTCACTGTCCACAATTTTCCTCTTCTGATTTTTGCCCGGTGCAGCATTGACCTCCTTTGCCATCTGGGCCAGACGGATCTTCTTGAAGTCATCCTGAGTCAGAAGCCTGCTGGTGCTCACTGCCACTGCCTTGGCTTGTCTCTCCTCCACTGGTATACTCTGGAGCTTCTCAGCCTGAAACCAACATAGAAAACTCACATTAAAACAAGCATAGCAAGCATAACACAAAcactatctatatatatatatatgacagtTTACTCTCACCACTTCTCCTGTGTCTTCATCAGATGAGTGATGAACGTCCACCCATTCCCCGTCCTCACCATCGTCACTTATGCTGGCACTCTCCCAGCCCTCTGTTGTACAATATGAAAAGATATGTGTTGTATTGAATATCTACCATCTTTCATAAGCTCAGTACATTAGGAGAACAGGTTTCCGTTTACAGAAGGAATcagaaaatgtatgtataaatgttCAATAATAAGAGGATGGCTGaccttcatcctcctctccttctttcttctcctcctcctcttccaggaCTTCAGCTCCAGGGATGTGATCTTTAGCTTCAACTTCTCCATATTCTTTGATCTTAGCTTCTGTTGATGCCTCTGTGGGTCTCCCCTGGACAACAACGAGCAGAGCGGTGTTAGAGTTTGGGATCTTATTTCAGCACTCTCCACCAACGTaggtaaaaataacaaacagcaTGAAACATCAGTATCATTTGACCTAAATGTtcaacattaattaattaattcattcattcatttatttatcagattattttatctgataaataaataaataaaattaattattgtatcaatatcaatattccTTTAACTGTCATAAAAATGGATGtctaattctcacttgatttctaACACCAGTAATTATTGGAGTAAATCATCGCAATCATTAGTTTcaacttaaataaaatgttatttccaGTATCAAAAACTGACAAAGTGCTGGTCATATTGTAAATCTCAGCCTTGACAGGAGCAACCAAAAGACCAAGTCCATTCTATATACAGTCTGAAAATTCCtcacaaaaaacccaaacaccaAGCAATGCACCCACATTTTGATTCCAgtgtcacacatttttttttttttaatctcattctGTGTTATTACACATTTAgattttgaattaaaatatgttttttgggttttttttttttttttttaacactccGTGAACTCACTCGGTCCCTCTTGTGCAGCATATGTGGGTCTAGGTTTCTGAACAGCTGGATCAGTCCTCGCGCAGACATCATCACATCTGAGGCAAAGACATGTTGTGTTTGAGTGAACATGcacgcacatacagtacacacacaaaactacacTGGCTATAAAATGAGACTCACTCTTGTCCTTGTGGATCTTGTACTGAGCCAGGTCCTGCAGCAGGTCTTCGTTGATAGCGAGTGGACAACGGGCTGCCACCTCTTTGATGGCATTAATCCTGAATCACAGGGAGCACAGGGAAAACTTTACTATttaacaatacaataaaactgAGTATGGCATCTGAAAACATAGATGTTCAAAAGCTGACTTGTtgaattttaacatttaatgatgAAGACACAAATGTTGGGATTCTGACTGAATAGGAGGCTGTAAGGACTTAACAAAAATCGTTTACTTTAACCGCAGAAACTGTGAAAGGTACTCACCCCACAGTCATGACCTCCCCAGAGTTTCTGTCGGTCACAAAGTTATTTGCAATTGTCATGATGACGGGTTCAAGGATCTGCATGAGTGGGAAAAAATGGTGTTAGCATTGTTCACATGAAACCTGAGGTGCTAAATGAAAATAAGCAGATATCCGTGTACCTCTGGTGGGACGAGCTGGTGTGATGACTGTGCAGCACACAGGAGAATCTTTGTCACTTCTATAAAAATGACAGAgatgtggttttaaatgtgtcacagcACAAGTCAAATGACTTAAACCTATAAGATTTCTACTATTTTTACCTCTTTGATGGGGCTGAAGAAATCTCTGGACAAAGGGATAATAATTGAAGAGAAAAAGCTGGAGAGTGGGAAAGAACAATAAGTATTCTACacaaaataaaccttttaaccAGTACTTCATTTAAGCTTTTATCACCTCTGCCTAACAGCATGCAATTATATCTGCttgttaataaaataataaatgaaacatcAAACAAACATCTTACTTAAAACTTACcataacataaaaacaagtgaGTTAAAAATGATCACTGACCTCATGGATACCAACGAGTCTGGATATGAGCTCCATCATCATGATCTTCACCTCAAAGCGCTCTTTAGAGTCTTCCAACTGTTTCAAGAGTTTCTCTGAGAAGTCTTCACCAAAAATATCATATTTGATAGTGAGTACACTTGTgcaaaacatgtcacacaaatgtCTCTGGGAAACTTTTTTCTACAGTGCAGGGTAGAGGACAAGTGAGCTTTACCTTGTGGGTCATGAATTAGGTGAATGGCAGAAAAATTGAACACCTCtgctttcctctttttcttgtgtttctgcAAATACACAACATGAGTATTGAGAATCAAAGCGCTAACGACTAACTTAATTTATCTGAACATTCATTGGACGAAACAAGTCCTGTATGTGCGATTTTCGATTTTACAGTGGTGGTACCTTGAGGACTTTCATTGCTTTTTCCaacttcttcttgtttttggaGGATTTCTTGCCCGTGGAGTATCTCACCTTCAGGTCTCGGGCTGATGGTCCCTCTGCCTGGAATACAAAACTgatgtttaacaaaaaaagttgcACCATTAACATGCTATATAACAATGTaactaaaatatatttaaagtcCTAACTACTTGGTTTCAAACTTTCCGTTTTACTCACCTCTGAATCTGAATCGCTCTCATtcttttcatcttcatctttgcCCAAGAAGAATTTAAGACCTGCAACAAGGATCTACAAAGGGAGATGCATGTGAAAGGATGTTCACGACTGGTTTTATATTCATTCAATATAAAACGCCAGTGTTtgctttcaaaatgaaaataaataaacagaataaaccTTGGTCACTTTGGAGAAGCAGGCTGTTGTAATGACATTAACCGTCTTTGCATCATTCCTGAGGCAAAACCAAAAAGACAAGgaaattacttaaaaaaaataaaaaatctaatgAGCTCTACTCACTCTCTTCTCTTTGTGTGAATGATACTCACCATATGTTTCTTTTGTAAAGCTCCGCCATTACATCTAAAGAGATCTTTGCTGCAATGGGATTGCTGTCTCTTAGCATGGTGTACATGAAGTTCTGTAGCGTCTGAAACACACATTGTATTAAAAAGAATGAGATTCAGCTGTTCACAGCTGCTTCATCACACAACATAAGGTGACGCTCACAAATAAAGCATGAGTTTGGGTACTTACTGTGTTgaccttgttgtttttgtgcttggAATTTATGTTTTTGATATCAGccactatgtgtgtgtacagtgtctGTGGAGAGAAAAGATGCAACAAAAGGGAGATGACATGATCAGAGGGGGACATTTAAGGAACACAAATATGGACTCAGAAACCTCATACCGTGAACAGATTTATGCCTCAAACATATATTACCACTTCCTTATATGGAGCCAAATGGTTGTTTGAGCAGTGAAGTGGAAAGATTACCTTCCTAAGCAGTTTGTCGTGGCATCGCAGCATCTCAAAGAACAGTTCAAGGAGACCGGTCGGGTCAATCAGGTTTTTATTCCTCAGAAGGATCAGCGATTTGCAGAAGGTCTGACCGAGGTGGGGtgagaaaataacatttcactGATGTGGCATAAACATAATCAAATATTATCTGTGTGACTAACCATGTCACTATGTTCAGCTTCTTACCATTCTTAAGTCTGAATCAAGGACTGTGTGGTGACTGAGTAACAACTCAGTCAGTTCTTGAGGGAAGGTGGGCAGATGTTGCAGGTAACAGTGAGCAACCTGAAGGAAAAGGAGCAACCATTAGTCTTAATTACAAGTGAGGGATCCGCATATGGGCTCCTATGTGTCCAGACTGTGCTCATTTTTCTCATAAGAATGACAACTTTGAACCATATCGCAATTTCAATTACTGTccgaataataacaacattaatgTTTGACTATATTGTGCAACATTAAGTTTGAATTCACCTGAGAAATAAACATGACAAGTTCTGCCAGCTCCTTGTTGGGCTTGTCGGGCTGCAGTCTGAAGATGTGAACATTGGACTGGTAATGTCGGTACTGCTGCATAAACTGAAGATGACACAAGGACAGCCAGAGGTTAATGTAGTTAACtgtaattcatttgttttattctgacaTGAATAAAACTAGTCTacatgctaatgctaacttACCTCTTCCACGTACGACTGTGGATCCCTCTTTATCAAGTTCTGCAGTTGTGGCAAATTGTTTGgcagtttgttgttgtgtcgtccGGACATGTTTGAATCGTATTATGTGATATTCTCTACGAAAATAAACTAATATTgataaaataatcacaatataaGGGAAAAAGATGTACTTTTCACGGAGAAAGCGTGGCAGCTGAGCAGGCTGCCATTAAACACCACAACAGGAAGTAGACTGGAACGTCACTTCCGCTTCAGTTAAAGGGCACCATCGTCTTTTTTTCGAGGTTCGATGTTTTACTGTGAAATTTCCAAATTTTACTATATAGATCACGACAAACGCAAAGTTTTGCATAAACAAGCGTTTTTGACTAGTTTACTGCaatttctgtaacacctaatattattttaaataagttaatttcaattaaatgtttgataaatgaagcaCAACTTCATTTCAAGTACTTGACATAACGAAAGGTATTGGGCAATCTCCAAACTACCTAATTCTGGGAGTGAATGCCTTATAAATGTATCACTGACAGTGATGTGCAAGTGGTAAAAGTATGAGTTAGTGCCCAACTGGCTGTCCATGGCCTAAAGCAAAATAGTATAGTGcccattaaataaaaccaaaaatgtaaaaagaaacaacTGAGCAATACAAAGAAAATTCATTTACATCAGGAAAAGCGCATTCCTGATAAGTCTGAATTGCTTCTGTAGCAAACCAGATCTTAAAAGAGCAAAATGaatttaaactttgttttgtgGCCCAAAACTATTGAACTGTATAAAGGTAAGACGTCTAGGCAGGAATAATATGAACAGGACTCTAGCACCACCTGATGGTGGAACTAGTTAATAGCTGCAGCCAATGCATTGTTTCATTCAATTTACAcggatggaaaaacaaaagcacatgaTTGCCAGTGAAACATGGACCAAAAGCCATGAAGGTTCCAGTCTTTGaaaatgatatgatataaaTGAACAGTTGATTAAATTCTGAAGTCCATATTGAAACCAgagttagtttgtgtttttttttatttttgacaaaataacattttcaatataatgcagtaaaaaacaacaactaaaaaaaccttcacatactatatccatttatttatttttctgttgacTTTCCAAACAGCCTCAGCGTAGGTAAACATCATAGGCagcatttttgcattttcataTTAAAAAGCAGTGGCCTCCATTTCACTATTGTCCAACCAGTATCAAACCGTTTACATGTGCACAAGACAAGCTGTGGCGTCTCTTACTCTTCAGTGAGTTTGATAGACAACAAACTTGCTGaagctgtatatttttttaaatgtttttatatgtactttatatTATGGCAAGTGTCGTAAAAGTTAGGAATGTGATGGCAACTTCTGTACAAAGCACGACTGGTAACATTTTGGGCTGAGAAAGAGCCCTAAAGTGACAAAAGACAAGGGAAATATTagattttctttaaatgaaacctTCTGCTACAAACCATTTTAATATGTATCCAGTTTAATTTTCAGGAGCTGAATATGTAcacttttaatttcatcattTGCCTCAGGCAGTTAGCAATCACTGTATAATAGATTTACAAAGCAAATACTGACATAGTATTCTGTCAAGGCATGTTCCAGCATCAGAATAGGATTCAAAATACACAAGTAAGATTTTGTTCCACATAAAATACGAGATCATCGATcacttttataattatttttttaaaatatccaAGAATCTGACAAAAAACCCCATTAGTGTTCTCCTACTGGTGATGATAGGAAATACAATCAGCAGTTTTCATAAATGCATTGAAAGGGAGCAGCAGCCAGGGAGAGAAAACCcaaaaagcaaaacataaaaatatagaCTTCTTAAAATGGTTTACTCTTAAAAAGGAACTGAATATTTTaaggcataaaaaaaaacatatcgtGTAATTTGGCAATTCCTGCCTGTGTCAACTCTGCTCTAGTGATTCAACCACTACACGGCGCTGATATGTGGTGTCTACTATCCTGAGATGTTTTCCTCAGCTTGAAGGCATCTGAGCACGTAGAGGATCACTTGATAGCAGAAGATGTATTGAtcctaagaaaaaaaacaaggacgaTTTGAGATGTAAATTAATGTAGTTgatattaaaagaaaacttaataaagaaaagacaagaaaagtcaCCTCTGTTTGGACCATTCCCTGTCTCTGAAGTCTCATGGTTCTTACGACGTCTGAAATATCAAACTACAAAAAAGAAGATtataaacaaacaggaagtttcttctttaacagcaggaaagaaaacaataataaaagacagTCAAACTTACATCAGCGTCTTTACTAATGAGACCCAGAACCACGTCTATACAGATGAGTGTTCCTGAGCGACCAATGCCTGCGCTGCAGTGTGTGATTATGGGCCCCGACTCATGAATGTGCCTCATGTAGGAGATGAACGTTAGCAGCTGCTCAGGTTGTGAGGGCGTACCGTGGTCGGGCCATCCCGTGTAGTTCAAATGAGTTACGTGCTGGATTTCATCGGTCTACGGAGGAAATGTACACGATAAAGAAACTGTATCAAAGTTGAAATTATTAGAAGAAAGTGAGAGGATATGAGCACATAAACTTACCAGGACATCTTTGACCTCGATGAGTCGGATGACAAAGTTGTCCAGATATTGGTCCTTGATGAGTGTGATCTGTAACCGGTCGTCCACCATCTCTGCCGTCTTCGGCGTGTCGGGCCAGTACCGCTGACATTTCACTTTGCCACCCTCGACCTCTTGCGTCATCATGGCGATAACGTTGGACTTCTGCTCCCAAACCATTTGCCAAAAGTCACCCAGAGTGGTGGGTAAAGGTCCCTGGCAGGCGATGTACATGAAGTTCTCATCCTTCACGGGCATGTTGATGAAGTTGGCGTTGATGTAGCCTCCGTCTTTGCCCAGAACAACTCGAGTGGTGTCAACTAGAAGAGTTGAATGaagtaaaatgttttaatggcACAATGAATACAATTCCTTattatgttacaaaaaaaaaatggggccGACACATTTGTGACTTTTCTTACAGGGAACGATATTCTTGTAGcgattcttcttcttgttctcctttgtcTGACCGATTAAACAGTCGTCCAGTGGCTGGAGATTTTGTAGATTCTATAAAGGaaggaaacacaataaataaagacaaattagTTTCAACCAATTCACACTGGGGCAGAACAATTCAGGTTACATCTTCCTACACAGACATACTGTGATTAAGATCAAGCTTCAGAACAATATTCTAATgataatctatctatctatctatctattagaTTAGAGCAATCAAAATAAATAGCAGCCTTTGTAT
This Solea solea chromosome 19, fSolSol10.1, whole genome shotgun sequence DNA region includes the following protein-coding sequences:
- the sdad1 gene encoding protein SDA1 homolog — protein: MSGRHNNKLPNNLPQLQNLIKRDPQSYVEEFMQQYRHYQSNVHIFRLQPDKPNKELAELVMFISQVAHCYLQHLPTFPQELTELLLSHHTVLDSDLRMTFCKSLILLRNKNLIDPTGLLELFFEMLRCHDKLLRKTLYTHIVADIKNINSKHKNNKVNTTLQNFMYTMLRDSNPIAAKISLDVMAELYKRNIWNDAKTVNVITTACFSKVTKILVAGLKFFLGKDEDEKNESDSDSEAEGPSARDLKVRYSTGKKSSKNKKKLEKAMKVLKKHKKKRKAEVFNFSAIHLIHDPQDFSEKLLKQLEDSKERFEVKIMMMELISRLVGIHELFLFNYYPFVQRFLQPHQREVTKILLCAAQSSHQLVPPEILEPVIMTIANNFVTDRNSGEVMTVGINAIKEVAARCPLAINEDLLQDLAQYKIHKDKNVMMSARGLIQLFRNLDPHMLHKRDRGRPTEASTEAKIKEYGEVEAKDHIPGAEVLEEEEEKKEGEEDEEGWESASISDDGEDGEWVDVHHSSDEDTGEVAEKLQSIPVEERQAKAVAVSTSRLLTQDDFKKIRLAQMAKEVNAAPGKNQKRKIVDSDNEEDGSGELLTLRNIEKLHKKPKADKETRLATAMAGRTDRKEFAKKHTKLNPHASTSNKEKRRTKNFMMMRHSRNVRTKGKRSFREKQLALRDTLLKKRKQYK